TGTTCTTTTTGCGGAATCGATATGCCACCATCAACAGGCTTAGCATACATCAGAAACGATGGATCAATTCTTTATTTTTGCTCAACTAAATGCAGGAAGTGCATGTTAGAGTTGAAAAGAGATCCAAGAAAATTGAAGTGGACCCAATTCTACGGAAAAGAGGAAAGGCAAGATCGTGGAAGATAAGATTGAAAGAACGCACCTTTGTTATGCTTAAACCAGATGCGATTTCAGGGAAATTAATCGGAGAAATTTTTACAAGAATAGAAAACAAAGGGCTAGATATAGTAGCTATTAAAATTGCACGAATGGATGAGAATAAGGCTGGTGAACTCTATTCTATCCATCGCGGCAAGGACTTTTTTAGCGACCTAATACAGTATGTGACTTCTGGATCTGTAATTCCCATGATCCTAGAGGGAGAAAATGCAATACAAACAATGAGAAAAATCATCGGCTCCACAGATCCACTTAAAGCAGAAATGGGCTCAATAAGGGGAGATTATGCCAAAGATATTACTCAAAATGTGATTCATGCAGCAGATAGTGAAGAAACAGCAGAGCGTGAAATGCAAGTTTTTTTCAATAAGGAAGATATTATTTCTTAGTTTATGATTATGAATTATTACAAATAACTTGATTTAGAATATCAAGATAAAGAAATAGCACT
This is a stretch of genomic DNA from Candidatus Bathyarchaeota archaeon. It encodes these proteins:
- a CDS encoding 50S ribosomal protein L24e, which encodes MPRIYKCSFCGIDMPPSTGLAYIRNDGSILYFCSTKCRKCMLELKRDPRKLKWTQFYGKEERQDRGR
- the ndk gene encoding nucleoside-diphosphate kinase; this encodes MKERTFVMLKPDAISGKLIGEIFTRIENKGLDIVAIKIARMDENKAGELYSIHRGKDFFSDLIQYVTSGSVIPMILEGENAIQTMRKIIGSTDPLKAEMGSIRGDYAKDITQNVIHAADSEETAEREMQVFFNKEDIIS